One part of the Coffea eugenioides isolate CCC68of chromosome 10, Ceug_1.0, whole genome shotgun sequence genome encodes these proteins:
- the LOC113748733 gene encoding taxadiene 5-alpha hydroxylase-like, with product MAFDLNFLLPLFSVFVALALAIVFYNYKSSRDKKLLPPGELGLPWIGETLDFLKAQKNNKLYQEFVQPRIKKYGKTFKTSLMGSPTVVVNGAEANKFFLSNEFKLVVSSWPTSAVQLMGSDSIMGKQGDAHRCIRGIIATSLSCSGLEATVPKMCNTVQLHLDENWQGKNIISLYRFTKTLTFNIVLKCMLGIEVEQKMLGIFERVLEGVFSPPVKFPGSAFSRAKNARVEVEKMLLNIVRKKREEIEFQQGGEEGGMLLFRLVKAMIQGEMSEKEVVDNMVLLVFAAHDTTSFAITMTFRMLAHHPKCYSQLLQEHLDIKDNRKPGETLTLEDIKKMNYTWQVARESMRMYPPIFGSFRKTIADIEFDGYTIPKGWKVLWTAYGTHYESEYFEDPLTFNPSRFEKPVQPYVYSPFGGGPRQCAGSQLAKLNILILIHFVVTQYEWSLVNPEEPIAVDPLPFPSHGMPIRISPKLS from the exons ATGGCTTTCGATTTAAACTTTCTTCTGCCTTTGTTTTCTGTATTTGTTGCATTGGCTCTTGCCATTGTGTTTTATAACTACAAGAGCTCTAGAGACAAGAAATTATTACCACCAGGAGAACTAGGCCTTCCTTGGATTGGTGAAACCTTAGACTTCCTCAAAGCccaaaaaaataacaaattgTACCAGGAGTTtgttcaaccaagaatcaaGAAATATGGGAAGACCTTCAAAACTAGCTTGATGGGATCACCAACTGTGGTTGTAAATGGAGCTGAAGCCAATAAGTTCTTTCTGTCTAATGAATTCAAGTTGGTGGTCAGTTCATGGCCTACTTCAGCTGTTCAGCTCATGGGCTCTGATTCTATCATGGGAAAACAAGGGGATGCACACCGTTGCATTCGAGGAATCATTGCCACCAGCCTCAGCTGTTCTGGCCTGGAGGCAACGGTCCCAAAGATGTGCAACACCGTTCAGTTGCATTTGGACGAAAATTGGCAGGGTAAGAACATTATCAGCCTGTATAGGTTTACCAAAACTTTAACATTCAACATTGTGCTTAAATGCATGCTTGGAATTGAAGTAGAACAAAAAATGTTGGGAATCTTTGAGAGAGTCTTGGAAGGGGTGTTCTCTCCCCCAGTTAAATTCCCCGGGTCGGCGTTTTCCAGGGCAAAAAATGCAAGAGTTGAGGTAGAGAAGATGTTGCTAAATATAgtaagaaaaaagagagaagaaattGAATTCCAGCAAGGAGGAGAAGAGGGAGGAATGCTACTTTTCCGGCTGGTAAAGGCAATGATCCAAGGCGAAATGAGCGAGAAGGAAGTGGTGGATAATATGGTTCTGCTAGTTTTTGCTGCACATGATACCACGTCTTTTGCCATCACCATGACCTTTAGGATGTTGGCTCATCATCCAAAATGCTATTCCCAACTTCTTCAAG AACATCTTGACATAAAGGACAACAGAAAACCAGGTGAAACCTTGACACTAGAGGACATAAAGAAGATGAATTATACTTGGCAAGTTGCTAGGGAAAGCATGAGGATGTACCCTCCCATCTTTGGCTCATTCAGAAAAACAATTGCAGACATTGAATTCGACGGATATACAATTCCAAAAGGCTGGAAG GTGCTCTGGACTGCTTATGGAACACATTATGAATCAGAGTATTTTGAAGACCCTCTGACATTTAATCCAAGTAGATTTGAGAAGCCTGTTCAACCTTATGTTTATTCTCCATTTGGTGGAGGACCAAGGCAGTGTGCTGGATCTCAATTGGCCAAGTTAAACATCCTAATACTGATACATTTTGTGGTTACCCAATATGAATGGTCCTTAGTCAATCCTGAGGAACCTATAGCTGTGGATCCTCTACCATTTCCCTCTCACGGAATGCCAATTAGAATTTCTCCCAAGTTGTCATAA